The Raphanus sativus cultivar WK10039 chromosome 2, ASM80110v3, whole genome shotgun sequence genome includes a region encoding these proteins:
- the LOC108841173 gene encoding uncharacterized protein LOC108841173, which translates to MQRYMCTYKTTILIYMSTIIKFIAQRREINSLVETQGLKHCVMRLGFKKEQLELAVSSTRKLKLTGERPTGDENKWIRLHQEIPVPLNIDVDSVSATFKFNKLHIRLPKVKKTRVPQTNPPVIMKPHDQHEKKQGHGSVGEARGPLSSKDEEEKDKVGAKWFDKYREATGNMVKEAKNKRQLLCNLVVSISLVLLILLYGRNAVRSSPPCVELR; encoded by the coding sequence ATGCAACGTTACATGTGTACGTACAAGACTACTATTCTCATATACATGAGCACAATAATAAAGTTTATTGCACAAAGAAGAGAGATAAATAGTTTGGTAGAGACGCAAGGTCTTAAGCATTGTGTTATGCGGTTAGGATTCAAGAAAGAACAACTTGAGTTGGCGGTAAGCTCAACGAGGAAGCTAAAACTAACAGGAGAACGCCCAACTGGTGATGAAAACAAATGGATTCGTCTCCACCAAGAAATTCCCGTTCCTTTGAACATTGATGTCGACTCGGTTTCAGCTACGTTCAAGTTTAACAAACTCCACATCCGACTCCCCAAAGTCAAGAAGACACGAGTCCCTCAAACTAATCCACCAGTGATCATGAAACCTCATGATCAACATGAGAAAAAACAAGGCCATGGTTCGGTTGGTGAGGCTAGAGGACCTTTGAGTTCCAAGGATGAGGAGGAGAAAGACAAAGTTGGAGCCAAATGGTTCGACAAGTACAGAGAGGCGACTGGAAATATGGTAAAGGAAGCTAAGAACAAAAGACAGTTACTTTGCAATTTGGTTGTTTCGATTTCCTTGGTTCTGCTGATCTTATTGTATGGTAGAAATGCAGTACGTTCATCCCCACCTTGTGTGGAACTCAGATGA